A single genomic interval of Aegicerativicinus sediminis harbors:
- a CDS encoding PKD domain-containing protein, whose product MKKTLKNWLGFLSLTLLLTIVYSCANDDADYPPFSPTVSFNFEIDSSSPLTVHFTSKTTNAMEVNWDFGDGNTSSEANPTHSYASDGEYTVVLTINGEPGTTPAAQTKSVIVKEGVVVELDGKIIGHEGSWDGVNGLVNAAFDGDLSTFVDAPMGTGGFVGYDFGIGSSITLSSVKYAPRDGWAWRLVNGEIRGSNDPTFSNYTVLYTIAQEPATGTLTEAQISGNEGFRFIYFQSPVDGYCNIAELEFYGEVDFGVVNMNNWTVQQVSPGVTTTLTDNTINFNGTGGWSGSHIFQQVNVEAGTYQLSGLVKVNSVIDETWSELIFSTVEPQEGQDYVPGIPYQVVYSTWNGSPKVPAMYDLGEVNAGGEYPADGVYTFNAPESFYIVIKSGSNQPYNLTWNNISLRKIN is encoded by the coding sequence ATGAAAAAAACACTAAAAAATTGGCTAGGTTTTCTCTCGTTGACTTTACTTCTAACAATAGTTTATTCTTGCGCAAATGATGATGCTGATTACCCACCATTTAGCCCAACCGTCAGTTTTAATTTTGAAATTGATTCTTCATCTCCGTTAACAGTACACTTTACATCTAAAACAACCAATGCTATGGAGGTTAATTGGGATTTTGGAGATGGCAACACTTCCTCAGAGGCCAATCCTACCCATAGTTATGCCTCCGATGGAGAATATACAGTTGTTTTGACTATCAATGGCGAACCAGGTACTACCCCTGCCGCACAAACAAAAAGCGTAATTGTAAAAGAAGGCGTTGTTGTTGAGTTGGATGGAAAGATTATCGGCCATGAGGGCTCTTGGGATGGTGTTAACGGATTGGTTAACGCGGCTTTTGATGGAGACCTTTCAACCTTTGTAGACGCGCCGATGGGAACAGGCGGTTTTGTGGGATATGATTTTGGGATAGGGAGTTCTATCACTTTAAGCTCAGTTAAATATGCCCCTAGAGATGGTTGGGCATGGCGGTTGGTAAATGGAGAAATAAGGGGCTCAAATGACCCAACATTTTCAAACTACACTGTACTGTATACTATTGCCCAAGAACCGGCAACAGGCACATTAACAGAAGCTCAAATTTCTGGAAACGAAGGTTTTAGATTTATTTATTTTCAATCACCGGTAGATGGTTACTGTAATATTGCTGAATTGGAATTTTACGGTGAAGTAGATTTTGGAGTTGTAAACATGAATAATTGGACTGTTCAACAGGTCTCGCCAGGGGTAACAACCACGTTAACAGATAACACCATTAATTTCAATGGAACTGGCGGTTGGTCGGGGTCTCATATTTTTCAGCAAGTAAATGTTGAAGCAGGTACATACCAGTTAAGCGGATTGGTAAAAGTTAATTCTGTAATAGATGAAACTTGGTCTGAGTTAATATTCAGTACCGTCGAGCCTCAAGAAGGTCAAGATTATGTGCCTGGCATTCCTTATCAGGTAGTTTATAGTACATGGAATGGAAGTCCAAAAGTTCCGGCGATGTATGATCTAGGAGAGGTCAATGCTGGTGGTGAATATCCAGCAGATGGGGTCTATACTTTTAATGCGCCAGAAAGCTTTTACATAGTAATAAAAAGCGGATCAAATCAGCCTTACAACTTAACCTGGAACAATATTTCTCTTAGGAAAATTAATTAG
- a CDS encoding RagB/SusD family nutrient uptake outer membrane protein, producing the protein MKKFVIILLGMTLIVACDDDILNQVPKDSLNEELVWTDPVGAKQFINGIYGEMQSGFDRNYDGWARGLYLYDGASDDGEVAMTWTHSQLLQTGIYNTTYIPWGNMWPIYYGLIRKTNVALENLDRLGENNQDIINELKGQVYFLRGMIYHELLRLFAYKPGNEGVPLIDRSLTVDDDLSIPRASYDDVVEFILADLDRAAELLPAKGEIEAGRATSGAAYALKGRVLMYAERWAESAAASKMVINNGRYSLYPDYRTLFLDKNNNEIIFAKKFAYPDKHHQSGGGGTQGAGWDVYNSPDIFRGATGDGGWGGNMPTQNFVGSYEMTDGLSQENSPLYNLQDPYKNLDPRFYATVVYNGATFRDVLIDLSNDSPVRRFLPTGYFLRKFHDEDLVLYATNSDQDWIFIRYAEVLLNYAEAQNEASGPDGSVYDAINTIRSRPSVNMPSLPAGLSQSEMREKIRNERRIELAFEEHRYFDIRRWGIANQVYNDMQAMDIVKNPDGTFTYQVRHNYEIRDFVEKMNVIPIPQDEIDKNPEANQILGW; encoded by the coding sequence ATGAAAAAATTTGTAATTATCCTTTTAGGTATGACTTTAATTGTGGCCTGTGATGATGATATCTTGAACCAGGTTCCAAAGGATTCATTAAATGAAGAACTCGTTTGGACAGATCCAGTCGGTGCTAAACAGTTTATCAATGGAATATATGGCGAAATGCAGTCTGGATTTGATAGAAATTATGATGGTTGGGCTAGAGGTTTATATTTATATGATGGAGCTTCTGATGATGGAGAAGTGGCTATGACATGGACACATTCTCAGCTATTGCAAACAGGGATTTATAATACAACCTATATCCCTTGGGGTAATATGTGGCCCATTTATTATGGGCTTATCAGAAAAACAAACGTTGCTCTAGAAAATTTGGACCGACTAGGTGAAAATAATCAGGATATAATAAATGAATTAAAAGGGCAAGTATATTTCCTAAGAGGCATGATCTATCATGAACTACTGAGATTATTTGCCTATAAGCCTGGCAATGAAGGTGTTCCTCTTATTGATAGAAGTCTTACAGTAGACGACGATTTGTCTATACCAAGAGCTTCCTACGATGATGTGGTTGAGTTTATTCTAGCCGATTTAGATAGAGCCGCTGAATTACTACCCGCAAAGGGAGAAATTGAAGCAGGTAGAGCTACTTCCGGGGCAGCCTACGCACTGAAAGGTCGAGTATTAATGTATGCTGAACGATGGGCTGAATCTGCAGCGGCATCTAAAATGGTTATTAATAATGGAAGATACTCCTTATATCCAGATTATCGTACATTGTTTTTAGATAAGAACAATAATGAAATAATATTTGCGAAAAAATTTGCTTACCCAGATAAACATCACCAAAGCGGTGGTGGTGGAACCCAAGGAGCTGGATGGGATGTTTACAATTCTCCTGATATCTTCAGAGGTGCAACCGGGGATGGTGGATGGGGAGGCAATATGCCAACTCAAAATTTTGTAGGATCCTATGAAATGACAGATGGTTTGTCCCAAGAAAACTCTCCATTATATAATCTTCAAGATCCATATAAAAATTTAGATCCGCGTTTTTATGCAACAGTAGTTTATAACGGAGCCACCTTTCGTGATGTTTTAATTGATCTTTCTAATGATTCTCCAGTAAGGAGATTTTTACCGACAGGATATTTTCTTAGAAAATTCCACGATGAAGATTTAGTGTTGTATGCCACAAATAGTGATCAGGATTGGATATTTATAAGGTATGCTGAAGTCTTATTAAATTACGCTGAAGCACAAAATGAAGCATCTGGCCCCGATGGTTCAGTGTACGATGCAATTAACACTATTCGTTCTAGGCCAAGCGTTAATATGCCTTCATTACCTGCAGGATTATCGCAATCAGAAATGCGAGAAAAGATACGCAATGAGAGAAGGATAGAATTGGCATTTGAAGAGCACCGATATTTTGATATCAGGAGATGGGGAATTGCAAACCAAGTTTATAATGATATGCAAGCTATGGATATAGTAAAAAATCCCGATGGAACATTTACTTACCAAGTGAGACACAATTATGAGATTAGAGATTTTGTTGAAAAAATGAATGTAATTCCTATCCCTCAGGATGAAATCGATAAAAATCCTGAGGCAAATCAAATATTAGGATGGTAA
- a CDS encoding VCBS repeat-containing protein, producing MRKTHYILFFYLILIVGCDGDRNKIGESDENALFEVMTPEHTGVEFTNEVIETENLNVMKYEYMYNGSGVGIGDFNGDGLADIYLTGNTVKNKLFLNNGNFKFQDVTEIARVGGRKGWKTGVSVADVNGDGLLDIYVCYSGLGTDAERANQLFVNQGNNNEGLPVFKDEAELYGIDAAGTYSTQAAFFDYDLDGDLDMFLLNHSKNYYSPFYNSTKLRNTRHPLFGNSLFRNDDGKFKNVSQEAGIHGSGLNFGLGVAISDFNEDNLPDIYVSNDYVEQDFLYLNNGDGTFKDASKMAFDHISQFSMGNDAADINNDGHIDLITLDMLPEDNYRQKVLKGPDEYDRYQLAIDSGYHKQQMRNMFQLNMGVDPKGNPRYSEIGQLTGISNTDWSWAPLLADFDGDGKKDLYITNGYLRDYTNKDFMKFEVNNAMEKASNQGVELFGEEGKEKYSKVIFDLVNLMPSTKVSNYMLKNTDGLSFENVTKKWGLNQPTVSTGAAYADLDNDGDLDLIVSNTNDPVGIYRNNLNEKSPANYIKIKLEGDSKNTFGIGAKVWVVSDSLYQFAENYPIRGYQSSVDPELYFGLGNSNNVTIKVQWPDGKVFIQNNVPINRVHQISQSSSGNIESSDIAHGTENKIFEEITNSGINYKHHENRFVDFKFNRLALFQNSRSGSKMSVADVNGDGIDDVFIGGALGQTDGLYISQANGKYLKSTDDCWNYGISFETIGSAFLDVDNDGDQDLYVVNGGSEPSLEPARLKDKLFINLGNGKFVHAPDDALPQAFSNGSVAVAGDFDNDGDQDLYVGGGDKPGNYPEGDLGGILRNDTNPSTGEIRFTIVTKEVNPDLRQPGLITDAKWVDLNNDKWLDLVLVGEWMPIRIFINQSGKLVEKSRDFGLENTTGLWQSLGFEDIDGDGDQDLIVGNMGSNLQFKATKSEPMEAFVGDFRDDGLMTTVISCYIQGERYPIATLDELQDAFPLIKKKFLKYDDYAKSTLDEVFSDEKLNSAQHFEVQQLQSLYLENTGQGFKLHVLPTEAQFSAIQGINIYDFDGDNNLDVLLTGNYYPMKVEYGPVDAGKGLLLKGNGNGQFSIIKNDKLGLWIDGDVRDSKLLHHNDDIYIILSKNNDSTELIRLKV from the coding sequence ATGAGAAAAACGCATTACATATTATTCTTTTATCTAATCCTAATTGTAGGTTGTGATGGAGATCGAAATAAAATTGGGGAATCCGACGAAAATGCCCTATTTGAAGTGATGACTCCAGAACATACAGGTGTAGAGTTCACAAATGAGGTTATAGAAACAGAAAACCTTAATGTGATGAAATATGAATATATGTACAACGGCAGTGGGGTGGGCATAGGCGATTTCAACGGCGATGGCTTAGCGGACATATATCTGACAGGTAATACTGTTAAAAACAAACTCTTTCTAAATAATGGCAATTTCAAATTTCAAGATGTTACTGAAATTGCTAGAGTTGGTGGTCGAAAAGGCTGGAAGACAGGGGTTAGCGTTGCAGATGTTAATGGAGATGGATTGTTGGATATCTATGTATGCTACTCAGGCTTGGGCACTGATGCAGAAAGGGCAAATCAATTATTTGTAAATCAAGGAAATAACAATGAAGGTTTGCCTGTTTTTAAAGATGAGGCTGAATTATACGGTATTGATGCGGCGGGAACCTATAGTACCCAGGCGGCCTTTTTCGATTATGACTTAGATGGGGATTTGGATATGTTTTTATTAAATCATTCCAAAAACTATTACTCGCCTTTTTACAATAGCACAAAACTAAGAAACACCCGACATCCGCTTTTTGGTAATTCCCTTTTCCGTAATGATGACGGTAAATTTAAAAATGTAAGCCAAGAAGCTGGAATTCATGGCAGTGGTTTGAATTTTGGTCTTGGTGTTGCTATCAGTGACTTCAATGAAGACAATTTACCAGACATATATGTATCTAATGATTATGTTGAACAAGACTTTCTTTATTTAAATAATGGGGACGGAACTTTTAAAGACGCAAGTAAAATGGCGTTTGATCACATTTCTCAATTTTCAATGGGAAATGATGCTGCAGATATAAACAATGATGGACATATAGATTTAATCACTTTAGATATGTTACCGGAAGACAACTACCGGCAAAAAGTACTTAAAGGACCAGATGAATATGATAGGTATCAATTGGCAATTGATAGTGGCTATCATAAACAGCAAATGAGGAATATGTTCCAATTAAATATGGGGGTTGATCCAAAGGGTAACCCTAGATATAGTGAAATTGGACAATTGACCGGAATTTCAAATACAGACTGGAGTTGGGCTCCTTTGTTAGCCGATTTCGATGGGGATGGTAAAAAAGATTTATACATTACCAATGGATACCTTAGAGATTACACCAATAAAGATTTTATGAAATTTGAGGTGAATAATGCTATGGAAAAAGCATCAAACCAAGGTGTTGAACTGTTTGGGGAGGAAGGCAAGGAAAAATATTCTAAAGTAATATTCGACCTAGTAAACTTAATGCCATCCACAAAAGTATCGAACTATATGCTAAAAAACACTGATGGCCTTTCTTTCGAAAATGTTACAAAAAAATGGGGTCTTAACCAACCGACGGTTTCAACGGGAGCTGCTTACGCCGATTTGGACAATGATGGCGATTTAGATTTGATTGTTTCTAACACCAATGATCCAGTTGGTATTTATCGAAATAATTTAAACGAGAAGTCTCCAGCCAATTACATTAAAATAAAATTAGAAGGAGATTCGAAAAATACATTTGGCATAGGGGCTAAAGTTTGGGTGGTTTCAGATTCCTTATATCAGTTTGCTGAGAATTATCCTATTAGAGGGTATCAATCTTCAGTTGATCCCGAACTTTATTTTGGATTAGGAAACAGCAATAATGTAACTATTAAAGTGCAATGGCCGGACGGTAAAGTTTTTATTCAAAATAATGTGCCAATAAACAGGGTTCATCAAATTAGCCAGTCTTCTTCCGGCAATATTGAAAGTTCGGACATAGCACATGGTACCGAAAATAAAATATTTGAAGAAATAACCAATTCGGGGATAAATTATAAACACCATGAAAATAGGTTTGTGGACTTTAAGTTTAATAGGTTGGCATTATTTCAAAATTCACGATCGGGTTCAAAAATGTCCGTTGCTGATGTAAATGGAGATGGTATAGATGATGTTTTTATTGGCGGAGCTTTGGGACAAACCGATGGATTATACATATCACAGGCAAACGGAAAGTATTTGAAGTCGACTGATGATTGCTGGAATTATGGAATTTCTTTTGAAACCATAGGTTCCGCCTTCCTTGATGTGGACAATGACGGAGATCAAGATTTATATGTTGTAAATGGAGGCAGTGAACCTTCTTTGGAACCAGCTAGATTAAAAGATAAGCTTTTTATTAACCTAGGAAACGGAAAGTTTGTTCATGCACCTGATGATGCATTACCTCAAGCTTTTTCAAATGGAAGTGTCGCAGTTGCCGGTGATTTTGATAATGATGGCGACCAAGATCTTTATGTTGGAGGAGGAGATAAACCTGGAAATTATCCTGAAGGCGATTTAGGAGGAATATTGCGGAATGACACTAATCCTTCGACAGGCGAAATCCGATTTACCATTGTTACAAAAGAAGTCAATCCAGATTTACGTCAACCCGGTTTAATAACGGACGCCAAATGGGTAGATCTTAACAATGATAAGTGGTTAGATCTTGTATTAGTTGGGGAGTGGATGCCTATCCGGATTTTTATAAACCAATCAGGTAAGCTTGTAGAAAAATCAAGGGATTTTGGTTTAGAAAATACCACGGGATTATGGCAAAGTTTAGGATTTGAGGATATCGATGGTGATGGAGATCAAGACTTAATTGTTGGGAACATGGGATCGAATTTACAGTTTAAAGCAACCAAATCTGAACCCATGGAAGCTTTTGTTGGGGATTTTCGTGATGACGGCTTAATGACCACCGTAATTAGCTGCTATATCCAAGGAGAACGCTATCCAATCGCTACATTGGATGAATTACAAGATGCGTTCCCGTTAATAAAAAAGAAATTTTTAAAATATGATGACTATGCCAAGTCAACTTTGGATGAGGTGTTTTCCGACGAGAAATTAAATTCGGCACAACATTTCGAAGTTCAGCAATTGCAAAGTTTATACCTAGAAAATACAGGCCAGGGATTTAAACTTCACGTTCTTCCAACAGAAGCTCAGTTTTCTGCAATTCAAGGGATTAACATTTATGATTTTGACGGTGATAACAACCTCGATGTGCTTTTAACCGGTAATTACTACCCAATGAAAGTTGAGTATGGGCCCGTTGATGCAGGAAAGGGTCTTTTGTTGAAAGGCAATGGTAATGGTCAATTTTCAATAATCAAAAACGATAAACTTGGATTATGGATTGATGGTGACGTAAGGGATTCTAAACTCCTTCACCATAACGATGATATTTATATCATACTTTCCAAAAACAATGACAGTACAGAATTAATAAGATTAAAAGTTTAA
- a CDS encoding LamG-like jellyroll fold domain-containing protein translates to MKSKITYLLTPVLIGIGGLTIQAQTASSSDNLVLEPRVDRTIKYAVDDVGVSKPINFGLDLAWLDQYNIVRGVRFMDKSNVGIVRSSFMPTSPLVNDQELQGTALDNTNLRINILKDNFPDGIDLALNSDHPSVDPYYKGNAQNWAKLIEVTAKMHEAEGFNVITVSPFNEPDYSETGQGTKADFNNINGEIKSNSYFDGKRISGGNTLNPDVALDWYNYLKDRLDEGNTHQLAGTFDNYANFFQTVRADGNHATNDELHNVMEAMVGSEYGMQTGIWWYTAEYARGEFVKAATNGVRLGYAEHRPNWTAASVYRQANGKVQAFGGVSERQARPTNYNFISTDRVVYYDGHGPYRNFVLEMPADPNGTYGSANQKNAERVINITWGDDVQPAINGEYKLVNKSTGLVMEVSGSGDGANVQSGSDSSGDNQKWNVTPLPNNFGGDFSYFKIQPLSDTSKALDVFNFSLEEGGNIIQWSGGFGTNQLWYLEYKSDGYFYIRSKHSSYCLQVDGTGNVVQGAKTGNDIQQWRLIPVDADVEFNAPSVPSNLVATALPTSIKLSWAAVASSDLAGYNVYRSTSAGGPYNTIARTVTSTSFVDNSALAGVTYYYTLKAIDKSLNRSGYSNQVSAKATGAKTIVAHYTFDGNINDVTENLNHTAPISNVSYITGVETQAINLGGTKFIKLPADIASHKAITVATWVKLIGTTAWQRIWDFGNDQSENMYLTSKNGSGNVQFTITNGGLTQNLNGPVLETGRWIHVAVTLDATGISLYVNGTEVDKLNQTPISPIDFKPVLNYIGRSQYSSDPLLNASVDDFKIYNYKLAPSELAVLAANEAPVAVNDEMYVSEGATSTTLFDGTINSLLNNDNDRENDPITAFVVTEPTNGSLTLNADGTFSYTHNGSATTSDSFTYYINDGMADSNVATVNITILPFALSNDNFTIETKSETCAGLNNSEISITAKDSYDYTATVNGTDYNFTGQNLTLTDLAPGTYDVCIYVSGKTFEQCFKITLEPGLSINGISNFIGENTVSIQITQGTAPYEIFINGQSRFETADASFSVEVNQGDLLEVTTAKNCEGVYSQLIDGLMESSVTGYPNPTRDIFNIMAPTTKTELKVEVYTITGQVVLKGNYAVKNRRIQLNLEELPAGAYISRVYLDTAVSLTIIKK, encoded by the coding sequence ATGAAATCAAAAATTACATATTTACTTACACCTGTCTTAATAGGAATTGGGGGTTTAACTATACAGGCACAAACAGCTAGTTCAAGTGATAATTTAGTATTAGAACCTAGAGTTGACAGAACTATTAAGTATGCCGTTGACGATGTTGGAGTTTCAAAACCTATCAATTTTGGTTTGGATTTGGCATGGCTCGACCAATACAATATTGTTCGAGGGGTGCGTTTCATGGATAAGTCTAATGTTGGGATTGTTAGGTCTTCTTTTATGCCAACTAGTCCATTAGTTAACGATCAAGAACTGCAAGGGACAGCCCTTGATAATACTAATCTTAGAATCAATATTTTAAAAGACAATTTTCCTGATGGTATTGATTTAGCACTTAACAGTGATCATCCAAGTGTAGACCCTTATTATAAGGGTAATGCACAAAATTGGGCAAAATTGATTGAAGTTACCGCTAAAATGCATGAGGCGGAGGGATTTAATGTTATAACTGTGTCTCCCTTTAACGAGCCTGATTATTCGGAAACAGGACAAGGGACTAAAGCTGATTTTAACAATATCAACGGTGAAATAAAAAGCAACTCTTATTTTGATGGCAAACGCATTTCAGGCGGCAATACCCTTAATCCAGATGTTGCTTTAGATTGGTATAATTATTTAAAGGATCGTTTAGACGAAGGTAATACCCATCAATTGGCAGGTACTTTTGATAACTATGCTAATTTTTTCCAAACAGTAAGGGCAGACGGAAACCATGCTACCAATGATGAATTGCATAATGTAATGGAAGCCATGGTTGGTTCTGAATATGGAATGCAAACCGGAATATGGTGGTACACTGCGGAATACGCGAGGGGTGAATTTGTTAAGGCAGCTACTAATGGAGTGCGCCTTGGATATGCAGAGCACAGACCAAATTGGACAGCAGCTTCGGTTTATAGACAAGCAAATGGTAAAGTCCAAGCTTTTGGAGGGGTTTCTGAACGCCAAGCCAGACCAACAAACTACAATTTTATCTCAACGGATAGAGTGGTCTATTACGATGGACATGGTCCATACCGTAATTTTGTATTAGAAATGCCTGCTGATCCTAATGGTACCTACGGTAGTGCAAATCAGAAAAACGCAGAACGGGTTATCAATATCACCTGGGGGGATGATGTACAACCTGCAATAAATGGTGAATATAAACTGGTAAATAAAAGCACTGGACTGGTTATGGAAGTGAGCGGCAGTGGTGATGGAGCAAATGTTCAGTCAGGTAGCGATAGCAGTGGCGATAATCAAAAATGGAATGTAACTCCCCTTCCTAATAATTTTGGGGGTGATTTTAGCTATTTTAAAATTCAACCGCTTTCAGACACGAGCAAAGCTTTAGACGTATTTAACTTTTCTCTTGAAGAAGGCGGCAATATCATCCAATGGTCTGGAGGTTTCGGCACCAACCAATTATGGTACTTAGAATATAAATCCGACGGTTATTTTTACATAAGAAGTAAGCATAGTTCATATTGCTTACAAGTAGACGGTACTGGAAATGTTGTACAAGGTGCAAAGACAGGTAATGACATCCAGCAATGGCGATTAATCCCAGTGGATGCTGATGTAGAATTCAATGCTCCATCAGTACCATCCAATCTCGTGGCGACCGCATTGCCAACTTCCATTAAACTAAGTTGGGCTGCGGTAGCTAGTTCAGACCTTGCAGGGTATAATGTTTATCGATCTACATCTGCAGGTGGTCCTTACAATACTATTGCACGAACCGTTACAAGTACATCTTTTGTAGATAACTCAGCTCTTGCCGGTGTTACATATTATTACACTTTAAAGGCTATTGATAAATCACTTAACCGTTCTGGATATTCTAACCAAGTATCAGCAAAAGCCACTGGAGCCAAAACTATTGTAGCCCATTATACGTTTGATGGAAATATCAACGATGTTACCGAAAATTTAAATCATACAGCCCCTATTAGCAACGTTTCATATATAACAGGTGTGGAAACACAAGCCATAAATTTAGGGGGAACAAAATTTATTAAACTTCCTGCCGACATTGCTAGCCATAAAGCCATTACGGTTGCTACTTGGGTTAAATTAATTGGCACAACAGCTTGGCAACGTATTTGGGATTTTGGTAATGACCAAAGTGAAAACATGTATTTGACTTCCAAAAATGGTTCTGGCAACGTACAGTTTACCATAACCAACGGTGGCTTAACCCAGAATTTAAATGGCCCTGTCTTAGAAACAGGTCGCTGGATACATGTTGCGGTTACTTTAGATGCAACAGGAATTTCTTTGTATGTAAATGGGACAGAGGTGGATAAATTAAATCAGACACCAATTAGCCCAATTGACTTTAAACCAGTCCTTAATTATATTGGGCGCAGTCAATATTCTAGTGATCCCCTACTCAATGCAAGCGTAGATGATTTTAAGATTTATAATTATAAATTAGCGCCTTCGGAATTGGCAGTTCTTGCAGCCAATGAAGCCCCAGTAGCCGTTAATGATGAAATGTATGTTTCTGAAGGAGCAACATCAACTACCCTTTTTGACGGAACCATAAATAGTCTGTTAAACAATGATAACGACAGGGAAAATGACCCAATTACAGCTTTTGTTGTTACAGAACCAACCAATGGCTCCTTAACCCTCAATGCGGATGGTACTTTTAGCTATACCCATAATGGTTCTGCCACCACTTCAGACAGCTTTACCTATTATATCAATGATGGTATGGCTGATAGCAATGTTGCTACTGTTAATATTACCATTTTACCATTTGCGCTGTCAAACGATAACTTTACTATAGAAACAAAATCAGAAACTTGTGCTGGTCTGAACAATAGCGAGATAAGTATAACTGCAAAGGACAGCTATGACTATACTGCTACCGTTAATGGCACTGATTATAATTTTACTGGACAAAACCTCACACTTACAGATTTGGCCCCAGGGACCTATGATGTCTGTATCTATGTTAGTGGAAAGACATTCGAACAATGTTTTAAAATCACATTAGAACCTGGGCTATCCATTAACGGCATCTCCAATTTTATTGGAGAAAATACTGTTTCAATCCAGATTACCCAGGGAACAGCACCATATGAAATTTTTATTAATGGTCAGTCGAGATTCGAGACCGCAGACGCTAGCTTTTCTGTAGAGGTAAATCAAGGAGATCTGTTAGAGGTTACGACCGCCAAAAACTGCGAAGGGGTATATTCCCAATTGATAGATGGTCTGATGGAATCTAGCGTAACGGGATATCCGAACCCAACTAGAGACATATTCAATATTATGGCTCCTACAACAAAAACCGAATTGAAAGTTGAAGTTTATACCATAACAGGCCAAGTTGTTCTAAAAGGCAATTATGCAGTAAAAAACAGGAGGATACAGTTGAACTTGGAAGAGTTGCCTGCTGGGGCTTATATATCGAGAGTGTATCTCGATACGGCTGTAAGTTTAACCATTATTAAAAAGTGA